A stretch of bacterium DNA encodes these proteins:
- a CDS encoding PorV/PorQ family protein: MLLPLPGFSLTGQLLDVSPDARTNALGSAASADANGSAAVFHNPAGLMTLTTLELAASFRNELEDVNSGSMIVAMPFMQAGVLGLSIFSLNAGILDLPDTENDPIAELDFIVSTTYATTLDPSLGIPFPLHLGVTAKYFHSTLVGDYTGQAVVGDIGMMTALFASRLGLGVTLKNFGSRITYDLESEALPTSIVCGAAWHGSLTPDFSYLALADYAQPLEEKPLILTGIEVQYRDFINLRAGYRFLHDTANLSAGFGIQLRPYTFDYTFLSGTLAAKHLITVRYTWIPVKVIPSTHAQQGIDYFKQGKLTEARQAWKTALQKNPDDPFAKKYVREFETLQTDWINQQADRAEQAFANEHFLESWELWQVLAKKDPNHFRVRTGIQKQKNAADRQVSTARTWFNRQAWNNTLSAVSHALKIIPRHPPALAMQEQVNTVMQRNRRNKNRFFNQIAAKIKKLSLQGKPRDALAIAKRTLTTSPKNSVLLKAKARIPEWSHQHALKLKSQRHYQAAMLLWKTLLKISPNFIPAKHQLKKTADFFQTHILAGQQKAEQAFSRKNYVIAITAWEKVYALDPESDVKKNLLITYEAQGILYYRDDNLDAALQLWKKALHLNPANSILIKNIKRAQNKKQFIKKLGWETSP; the protein is encoded by the coding sequence TTGCTGCTCCCGCTTCCAGGTTTTTCCCTGACCGGGCAGCTCCTGGATGTATCACCCGATGCCCGGACCAATGCACTCGGTTCCGCTGCAAGCGCCGATGCCAATGGATCTGCCGCTGTTTTTCACAATCCTGCCGGACTCATGACACTCACCACCCTGGAGCTGGCTGCTTCTTTCCGCAACGAATTAGAGGATGTCAATTCCGGAAGCATGATCGTGGCCATGCCTTTTATGCAAGCCGGTGTTCTCGGCCTGAGTATTTTCAGCCTCAATGCAGGCATACTGGACCTGCCGGATACTGAGAATGATCCTATCGCAGAACTTGATTTTATCGTTTCAACCACCTACGCAACCACGCTGGACCCTTCCCTGGGAATACCCTTCCCGCTCCACCTGGGTGTCACGGCAAAATATTTCCACTCCACACTGGTCGGCGACTACACCGGCCAGGCGGTTGTGGGTGATATTGGCATGATGACGGCTTTGTTCGCGTCCCGGTTGGGTCTGGGTGTCACCCTAAAAAATTTCGGATCGCGTATCACCTATGATCTTGAATCCGAGGCGCTTCCCACCAGCATTGTCTGTGGTGCCGCCTGGCATGGCAGCCTGACACCTGATTTTTCCTATCTGGCGCTGGCAGACTATGCCCAACCACTGGAAGAAAAACCATTGATCCTGACCGGTATCGAGGTGCAATACCGCGATTTCATCAACCTCCGCGCAGGTTACCGTTTTTTACATGACACTGCCAACCTCTCGGCAGGTTTCGGTATCCAGCTGCGCCCTTACACATTTGACTATACTTTTTTAAGCGGCACGCTGGCTGCCAAACACCTTATCACGGTCCGGTATACATGGATCCCCGTTAAAGTCATCCCGTCTACCCACGCCCAACAGGGTATTGATTATTTTAAACAAGGAAAACTGACCGAGGCCAGGCAAGCTTGGAAAACCGCCTTGCAAAAAAATCCGGATGACCCTTTTGCAAAAAAATATGTCCGGGAATTCGAAACTTTACAGACAGACTGGATCAACCAACAGGCCGACCGGGCGGAACAGGCCTTTGCCAACGAGCATTTTTTAGAATCCTGGGAACTTTGGCAAGTGCTTGCCAAAAAAGATCCCAATCACTTCCGTGTCCGAACCGGTATCCAAAAACAAAAAAACGCGGCAGACCGCCAGGTAAGCACAGCACGCACCTGGTTCAACCGCCAAGCCTGGAACAATACACTTTCCGCTGTTTCCCATGCATTAAAAATCATCCCGCGCCATCCACCGGCACTGGCAATGCAGGAGCAGGTAAACACTGTCATGCAGCGGAACCGCCGGAACAAAAACCGTTTCTTCAATCAAATTGCCGCTAAAATAAAAAAACTCAGCCTGCAAGGCAAACCCCGGGATGCACTGGCGATCGCCAAGCGGACACTGACAACTTCACCCAAAAATTCTGTTTTGCTCAAAGCCAAAGCGCGCATCCCGGAATGGTCACATCAGCACGCATTGAAACTCAAATCGCAGCGTCACTATCAGGCTGCCATGCTTCTATGGAAAACACTTCTAAAAATCTCGCCGAATTTCATACCGGCAAAACATCAGTTGAAAAAAACCGCTGATTTTTTCCAAACACATATTCTGGCAGGACAACAAAAAGCCGAGCAGGCATTCTCCCGAAAAAACTATGTGATTGCCATCACTGCCTGGGAAAAAGTCTATGCGCTTGATCCGGAATCAGATGTCAAAAAAAACCTGCTGATAACTTATGAGGCACAAGGAATTTTGTATTATCGGGACGACAACCTGGATGCAGCACTCCAGCTCTGGAAAAAAGCCCTTCACCTGAACCCGGCCAATTCCATTCTGATAAAAAACATCAAGCGGGCTCAAAATAAAAAACAGTTTATCAAAAAGCTCGGTTGGGAGACTTCGCCATGA
- a CDS encoding OmpA family protein → MKQKLGILLSYATILFITLPPASAGQQHYTAAEGLPHPMISALAVQEGRVWAGSNQGLAVKTLQAKSFTSFSGQTLGKVIAIIPQHNKALIACNQGIFRADAAKRSLAPLTLPPHVTPDQITCLKQSPGKTLWLGTRQGLFTSSETRIQWQPLALPETAGMVHHIAFSGSLVFVSTENTSLYVYATVLKQWITAIPLETGAFITALSVYGTTLYLGTHGKGLYQYDWQQRQLTKIFPQKDRNEFIHAAITNGENAWFGTFNRLLKVNQAMGTFQERSLPFPSPSSINCFALSTTDLYIGTEFGILVQPLKKPRLALQVDRSICFDPKRTLKLSGTASESSRKTLVLDFSNRTLATVWFKESLSLSSPANRADFTGQWNITGLPDKNNFYLLRVRATDPQGKKNSTVLPILIATEKPAITLNRTNTKHPEGLRSFSGKFNTWFVDTLQVTPGDMPAEIEIQKNAFRSTVTLNPGSNTVRAVLSDWFGRSAKDQITIQVAQKSSENAVIVKAGKQKGEEIIVLSEALIFDSGQAEITPSGLEALTKVADYMLRDDAITARIIGHTDNRPIANRKFANNRALSEARAHTVFNYLSKKKALSPDRFTIIGKGAADPIADNQTQSGRKKNRRVEIVLKKVE, encoded by the coding sequence ATGAAACAAAAATTAGGCATCCTGCTTTCCTATGCCACGATCCTCTTCATCACACTGCCGCCGGCAAGTGCCGGTCAACAGCACTATACTGCCGCCGAGGGTCTGCCCCATCCCATGATCAGCGCACTGGCTGTTCAGGAAGGACGGGTCTGGGCCGGAAGCAACCAGGGGCTGGCGGTCAAAACGCTGCAAGCAAAATCCTTTACCTCCTTTTCCGGACAAACGCTGGGAAAAGTGATTGCAATTATACCGCAGCACAACAAGGCCCTCATTGCCTGCAATCAGGGTATTTTTCGCGCAGACGCAGCCAAGCGCTCGCTGGCACCGCTGACATTACCTCCCCATGTAACCCCGGACCAGATCACCTGCTTAAAACAGTCTCCCGGCAAAACCCTCTGGTTGGGAACACGACAGGGACTTTTCACCTCTTCAGAAACCCGAATCCAGTGGCAGCCGTTGGCGCTGCCAGAAACCGCCGGCATGGTACACCACATTGCTTTTTCCGGTTCCCTGGTTTTTGTCAGCACAGAAAATACCTCACTGTATGTCTATGCTACGGTACTCAAACAATGGATCACGGCAATACCGCTGGAAACCGGAGCCTTTATCACCGCACTATCGGTTTACGGTACCACACTTTATTTAGGCACCCATGGCAAAGGACTGTATCAGTACGACTGGCAGCAGCGCCAATTGACCAAAATTTTCCCGCAAAAGGACCGCAATGAATTCATCCATGCTGCCATCACCAATGGTGAAAATGCCTGGTTCGGGACATTTAATCGTCTGCTCAAAGTCAATCAGGCCATGGGTACATTCCAAGAGCGATCGCTACCGTTCCCCAGTCCCAGCAGCATCAATTGTTTTGCCCTTTCCACAACTGATCTCTATATCGGCACCGAATTCGGCATCCTGGTACAACCTCTGAAAAAACCCCGGCTTGCGCTGCAAGTTGACCGCAGTATCTGTTTTGACCCGAAACGCACCCTCAAACTCTCCGGAACCGCTTCCGAATCATCCCGCAAAACGCTGGTTCTGGATTTTTCCAACCGGACACTTGCCACAGTCTGGTTCAAAGAATCACTTTCACTTTCATCACCAGCCAACCGGGCGGACTTTACCGGCCAATGGAACATCACCGGATTGCCGGATAAAAACAATTTTTATCTTCTGCGCGTACGCGCCACCGACCCGCAGGGCAAAAAAAACAGCACCGTCCTGCCCATACTCATCGCAACCGAGAAACCCGCCATCACACTCAACCGCACGAACACGAAACATCCCGAAGGCTTGCGTTCCTTCAGCGGTAAATTCAACACCTGGTTTGTAGACACTCTCCAGGTAACACCCGGCGACATGCCGGCAGAAATCGAGATACAAAAAAACGCCTTCCGTTCCACCGTGACACTCAATCCCGGCAGCAACACTGTCCGCGCAGTCCTGAGCGATTGGTTCGGGCGCAGCGCCAAAGACCAAATTACAATTCAAGTCGCCCAAAAATCTTCCGAGAATGCTGTAATCGTAAAAGCCGGCAAACAAAAAGGCGAGGAAATCATTGTCCTTAGCGAGGCGCTGATCTTTGATTCAGGACAGGCGGAAATCACACCCTCCGGCCTGGAAGCACTGACGAAAGTGGCGGATTATATGCTGCGCGACGATGCCATCACCGCCCGAATCATCGGACATACTGACAACCGGCCAATCGCAAATCGTAAATTCGCGAACAACCGGGCACTCTCCGAGGCCCGCGCCCACACGGTATTTAACTATCTATCAAAAAAGAAAGCCCTTTCACCCGACCGCTTCACCATCATCGGCAAAGGCGCCGCAGACCCCATCGCAGATAACCAGACCCAGTCCGGGCGCAAGAAAAACAGACGAGTGGAAATTGTGCTGAAGAAAGTGGAGTGA